The following coding sequences lie in one Niabella agricola genomic window:
- a CDS encoding putative LPS assembly protein LptD gives MAGKKDVAAFVIPERPDAEGSLFQKDTIPQKSIKDTVPVKDGLKITDSAKLATDTGARTKTDTFHLKISKDTLSGPVKYFGQDSIVGFLDSKKINLYGKAKAEYQDMTLTAPEIGIDQTNHIVTAKAGRDSTGEISDYAEMKQGEEAYKSEGMEYNIKTQQGITKGTITQQGEMYVHSEIAKKIDARTMYGQGTFFTTCNLDHPHFGFRARRAKIVNKKLAVTGAVRPEFDSVPVPIYLPFGFYPLSQGRHSGFMSPSFERNDQMGLGLSRLGYYQVIDDHWDVQVYGNIYSYGSWMVNLLPSYRKIYRYQGSFNFGLQRTRRNFRGDPDFSKISTYTLNWAHSSDSRSRPGVNFSANVNMSSTRYNENIPNSNLLNLANNTAGSSITYAKTWQDKPFNFTASFNHNQNNAQRLVTFNFPNMAFTVNTVYPFQKKNSAGSKKWYEQLGVGFQTGFQNSMSYYEYSDRQKDSLKGLNLYKNAFARMWDTAQWNSNQSIPISLSLPPILGGALMISPSISYSQNIVSRVATYNVQQRTMVNALGQTETYDTIIADMRKGIGINKQMSMGISFNTALYGTYQFRNKQVQAIRHVIRPTLSLNYTPDINKDNFQAVRVRGKGADSNIVSTVFYDRLAGLGAQSMPRYVPRRFGGINFGIDNNLEMKVKARKKKKADSDSTSNDTNTDNKVDENGFKKIRLIEGFGFTSGYNMFADSNSYKLAPFNLYFRTNLFEKINLSANGTLMPYKLDANGYPMWQHYAWEGKKFNIGTLTNASVTMSTSFQSKPKDPQKAKQREEALNKQLNDPMLQSQQQRLLEYMRQNPAEFVDFNTQWSINISYSLTYAKPNRTSGGYAGNGINSSTNFNGSFNLTPKWNFNVNGAYDFKTKQIQTVGFTISRDLHCWQFSASVSPVGIYKYYNFTISPKSGMLQDLKINRNRSFFNGGPRY, from the coding sequence ATGGCTGGTAAAAAAGATGTTGCCGCTTTTGTTATTCCGGAACGCCCGGATGCAGAGGGCAGTCTTTTTCAAAAAGACACCATTCCCCAAAAATCCATAAAAGACACCGTTCCCGTAAAAGACGGCCTAAAGATAACCGATTCTGCCAAACTGGCAACAGATACGGGCGCGCGCACAAAAACAGATACGTTCCACCTGAAGATATCTAAAGACACTCTTTCCGGACCGGTAAAATATTTTGGACAGGATTCTATAGTAGGTTTTCTTGATTCGAAAAAAATTAACCTGTATGGAAAGGCGAAAGCGGAATACCAGGACATGACCCTGACCGCACCGGAAATCGGGATCGACCAGACCAATCATATAGTAACCGCCAAGGCCGGAAGGGACAGCACCGGAGAAATATCGGATTATGCCGAAATGAAGCAGGGGGAAGAGGCTTATAAGAGCGAGGGCATGGAGTACAATATAAAAACGCAGCAGGGCATTACCAAAGGTACCATTACCCAGCAGGGCGAAATGTATGTACACTCCGAAATCGCTAAAAAAATAGATGCCCGTACGATGTACGGACAGGGAACTTTTTTCACCACTTGTAACCTGGATCATCCGCATTTTGGCTTCCGGGCGCGCCGCGCTAAAATCGTTAACAAAAAATTAGCGGTTACCGGGGCCGTAAGACCGGAATTCGACTCGGTTCCAGTGCCCATTTATCTGCCGTTTGGCTTTTATCCGCTCTCCCAGGGCCGTCATTCAGGCTTTATGTCGCCCTCCTTTGAGCGCAACGACCAAATGGGGCTGGGATTATCCCGTCTGGGCTATTACCAGGTAATCGACGACCACTGGGATGTACAGGTCTATGGAAATATTTATTCTTACGGAAGCTGGATGGTGAACTTATTGCCCTCCTACCGGAAAATTTACAGATACCAGGGCTCTTTTAATTTTGGATTACAGCGTACCCGGCGCAATTTCAGAGGCGATCCCGATTTTTCCAAAATAAGCACCTATACCCTGAACTGGGCCCACTCGTCTGACTCCCGTTCCCGTCCCGGTGTTAACTTTTCGGCCAATGTGAACATGAGCTCTACCCGGTACAACGAAAATATTCCTAACAGCAACCTCCTGAACCTGGCAAATAATACCGCCGGCTCTTCGATCACTTATGCAAAAACCTGGCAGGACAAACCGTTTAACTTTACAGCAAGCTTTAACCACAACCAGAATAATGCACAGCGCCTGGTAACATTTAACTTCCCGAATATGGCATTTACGGTGAATACCGTATACCCGTTCCAGAAGAAGAATTCGGCCGGATCAAAAAAATGGTATGAGCAACTGGGCGTTGGGTTTCAGACAGGGTTCCAGAACTCCATGTCGTATTATGAATATTCCGACCGGCAAAAAGACTCCCTGAAGGGGCTGAATCTTTACAAGAATGCATTCGCACGCATGTGGGATACTGCTCAATGGAACTCCAATCAAAGCATTCCGATTTCTCTGTCCCTGCCCCCTATTCTGGGAGGAGCATTGATGATTTCGCCCTCCATCTCCTATTCGCAAAACATCGTAAGCCGGGTGGCTACTTACAACGTGCAACAGCGCACGATGGTAAATGCTTTAGGACAAACGGAGACCTATGACACGATTATTGCTGATATGCGGAAAGGGATTGGCATCAATAAGCAAATGAGCATGGGCATTAGTTTTAACACCGCCCTGTACGGAACCTACCAGTTCAGAAACAAACAGGTACAGGCAATCCGGCATGTTATACGCCCAACACTGTCTCTTAACTATACGCCCGACATTAACAAAGATAATTTCCAGGCTGTTCGGGTGCGAGGTAAAGGTGCAGATTCCAATATTGTTTCTACTGTATTTTATGACCGGCTGGCGGGCCTCGGCGCCCAATCAATGCCACGGTATGTTCCGCGCCGGTTCGGAGGGATTAATTTTGGCATCGATAATAACCTGGAGATGAAAGTAAAAGCCCGGAAAAAGAAGAAGGCAGATTCCGACAGCACCAGCAACGATACCAATACAGACAATAAGGTTGACGAGAATGGATTTAAAAAAATACGCCTGATCGAAGGGTTTGGATTTACTTCGGGGTACAATATGTTTGCTGACAGTAATTCCTATAAGCTGGCGCCCTTTAACCTTTATTTCCGAACCAACCTGTTTGAAAAGATCAACCTAAGTGCCAACGGTACATTAATGCCTTATAAGCTGGATGCGAACGGCTATCCTATGTGGCAGCATTATGCCTGGGAGGGTAAGAAGTTTAATATCGGTACCCTCACCAATGCCAGTGTTACCATGAGTACAAGCTTCCAGAGCAAACCCAAGGATCCCCAAAAAGCGAAGCAGCGGGAAGAAGCGCTGAATAAACAGCTGAATGACCCCATGCTGCAGTCGCAGCAACAACGCCTGTTGGAATACATGCGTCAAAACCCGGCCGAGTTTGTAGATTTCAATACCCAATGGTCGATTAATATCTCCTACTCGCTCACCTATGCAAAGCCAAACAGAACCTCCGGAGGCTATGCCGGTAACGGGATCAATTCCAGCACCAATTTCAACGGCAGTTTTAACCTTACGCCCAAGTGGAATTTTAACGTAAATGGTGCCTATGATTTTAAGACCAAGCAGATCCAGACGGTGGGCTTCACCATCTCGCGTGACCTGCATTGCTGGCAATTTTCTGCGAGCGTTTCCCCTGTGGGTATTTATAAATATTACAACTTTACCATCAGCCCCAAATCGGGCATGCTGCAGGATCTGAAAATTAACCGGAACCGATCGTTTTTTAACGGAGGACCGCGGTATTAA
- a CDS encoding lysophospholipid acyltransferase family protein — protein sequence MQIFKEIAGRICAAWALVTFIITFLLVLPFAFISYLFPEPASTAYFIRVSKIWMHIWFFLIGCRIRIRGKEYFKKGTGYVVTCNHNSLLDIPLSSAFIPGPNKTIAKSSFAKIPIFGWYYTKGSVLVDRKSETSRKRSIEKMKAVLRQGMHMCIYPEGTRNRTEEILKPFYNGAFKLAEDTGHAIIPAVILGTKQAVPLHKPFFFLPRTLEIHFLKPVEVNGRNTAALKEEVFGIMSNYLKKTQ from the coding sequence ATGCAGATATTTAAAGAAATAGCCGGCAGGATTTGTGCGGCATGGGCATTGGTTACCTTTATCATCACATTCCTTCTTGTGTTGCCTTTTGCTTTTATTTCTTATCTGTTTCCCGAGCCCGCTTCTACTGCCTACTTTATCCGTGTCTCTAAAATATGGATGCATATATGGTTCTTTCTGATTGGCTGTCGCATACGCATACGGGGGAAGGAGTATTTCAAAAAAGGAACAGGTTATGTAGTTACCTGCAATCACAATTCTTTACTGGATATTCCTTTATCATCTGCATTTATTCCCGGTCCCAATAAAACCATCGCTAAAAGCAGTTTTGCCAAGATTCCCATTTTCGGGTGGTACTATACAAAAGGATCGGTGCTGGTCGACCGTAAAAGCGAAACCAGCCGGAAACGAAGCATTGAAAAAATGAAAGCGGTACTGAGGCAGGGGATGCATATGTGCATTTATCCGGAAGGAACACGGAATCGTACGGAAGAAATACTGAAGCCCTTTTATAACGGTGCCTTTAAGCTGGCAGAAGACACCGGGCACGCCATTATTCCGGCGGTAATCCTGGGTACCAAACAGGCCGTTCCGTTGCATAAACCCTTTTTCTTTTTGCCCCGTACCCTGGAAATCCACTTTTTAAAACCTGTTGAAGTGAATGGAAGGAATACGGCAGCATTGAAAGAAGAAGTGTTTGGTATTATGAGCAATTACCTGAAGAAGACACAGTGA
- a CDS encoding vWA domain-containing protein has product MKKATRYTFIKNPVPAVVMSCFAGLALYLLTSCSKTDACTYTTSEPVAQGCNAGMDVAFLLDYTGSMGPAIDSVKKEVNNIANTIVTESGGDYRLSLSLFDEYTKEGDGFPLPMYLNAPDYLALPASQKKIITSGPTTNQYLTMMEKFAPANKTSFSTQLAKLNNPSAMKLGAGIGGPEPGDLLLHEILSNQFAGTWRNGNITKLAVIITDAPASGDDDNATAADDTYLDALAATANSMGVQCILLTTFKGNATYPANYKLHLITNNTGGKVYEFDSFNNISKELIAIIENICSQTGIRR; this is encoded by the coding sequence ATGAAAAAAGCGACAAGATATACGTTTATCAAAAATCCGGTTCCGGCGGTTGTTATGAGCTGTTTTGCGGGCCTGGCCTTGTACCTGCTGACATCCTGCAGTAAAACGGATGCCTGTACCTATACAACATCCGAGCCGGTAGCGCAGGGCTGCAACGCGGGAATGGATGTGGCCTTCCTGCTGGATTACACCGGAAGCATGGGACCTGCGATCGATTCCGTAAAAAAAGAGGTAAACAATATCGCCAATACCATTGTAACGGAATCAGGAGGAGATTACCGCCTGTCGCTATCCCTGTTTGATGAATATACAAAAGAGGGCGACGGTTTTCCATTGCCTATGTATCTGAACGCACCGGACTACCTGGCCTTGCCGGCCAGTCAGAAAAAGATCATAACTTCCGGGCCAACGACCAATCAGTACCTGACCATGATGGAAAAATTTGCGCCGGCAAATAAGACCTCGTTTAGTACACAGCTTGCAAAGCTTAATAATCCTTCTGCAATGAAACTGGGCGCGGGGATTGGAGGCCCTGAGCCCGGTGACCTGCTGTTGCATGAAATACTCAGCAACCAGTTTGCCGGAACCTGGCGCAATGGAAATATTACCAAACTGGCGGTGATCATTACCGATGCGCCGGCCAGTGGGGACGACGATAATGCTACCGCGGCGGATGACACCTACCTGGATGCCCTGGCGGCCACGGCTAACAGCATGGGTGTTCAATGCATCCTGCTGACGACCTTTAAAGGGAACGCTACCTATCCGGCAAATTATAAACTCCATCTGATTACCAATAATACCGGAGGCAAAGTATATGAATTCGATAGTTTTAATAATATTTCAAAAGAACTGATTGCGATTATAGAAAATATTTGCAGTCAGACCGGAATCCGGCGCTAA
- a CDS encoding OmpA family protein yields the protein MQANIFIWGNRYRLLSIPYILYLVFIAVLLLNSVSSFAQSDPMPPESRLRGKGFRFGLNGGYDLFPDYKNNTPYIRYKGGLSAGVTAGYYWKWLSVGADVDYIKNSPQNKYPVDSVFDPVNNVLIKDFTLTKQDITRIFYGIGPGVHYTGRQGRFAVELNGRAGVASIKGGGLALTGKSGSLAQVLNYHGGYNLNNVFSIKGALTARYFFNDVIGMHIGAYYLRHFKTKDAIGPAGYSAAYRAFEPDEKGVRSFTEKDLRRIDQSCNCDIASIGAYAGISLRLPSRKKAKKPAPVVPPATTCNSCQVYALAVTARDQHTKEVLPHTDVTVKDAGGNVIRSGITNAFGVVVFQNMTPGAYTINGKLYEVDLAPAQANGTEFIPNGTLQKELLYTDENFILQGNAVVCNTATALPGVTVVLRDRNSSIEKNTQTDGSGAFLFHLKQKSEITVFGRKEKYFSQMVNIAASDYNRNTTLFVKLEMCMEVADCDKAIRLENIHYDLDKYFIREDAKPELNRLVQFMNDNPGVRVELSSHTDSRASHAYNQTLSQNRADAAKAYLISRGITGDRIVAKGYGETRLLNRCADGVNCSEAAHQFNRRTEMKVICPR from the coding sequence ATGCAAGCGAATATTTTTATTTGGGGTAACCGGTATCGGCTACTCAGTATTCCGTATATTCTTTATCTTGTTTTTATAGCCGTATTGTTATTGAACTCAGTAAGCAGTTTTGCGCAGAGTGATCCAATGCCGCCGGAAAGCCGGCTGAGGGGCAAGGGCTTCCGCTTCGGTTTGAACGGTGGCTACGACCTGTTTCCGGATTACAAAAACAATACGCCCTATATCCGCTATAAAGGAGGCCTGAGCGCAGGCGTTACCGCCGGCTACTACTGGAAATGGCTCAGTGTTGGAGCGGATGTGGATTATATCAAAAACAGCCCGCAGAATAAATACCCGGTGGATTCGGTTTTTGATCCGGTCAATAATGTACTGATCAAAGATTTTACTTTAACAAAACAAGATATTACCCGTATTTTTTATGGCATTGGTCCTGGTGTACATTATACCGGTCGCCAGGGCCGGTTTGCGGTGGAACTGAACGGAAGGGCCGGCGTTGCTTCCATCAAAGGCGGCGGACTGGCACTTACCGGTAAAAGCGGGTCGTTAGCGCAGGTGCTTAATTATCATGGCGGGTATAACCTTAACAATGTATTCAGCATAAAAGGCGCATTAACGGCCCGTTACTTCTTTAACGATGTTATAGGCATGCATATCGGAGCCTATTACCTGCGCCATTTCAAAACGAAAGATGCAATTGGACCGGCCGGTTATTCGGCAGCCTACCGGGCTTTTGAACCGGATGAAAAAGGCGTACGCTCTTTTACAGAAAAAGATCTGCGGAGAATTGATCAATCCTGTAACTGCGATATTGCGTCCATCGGAGCTTATGCCGGCATCAGCCTTCGCCTGCCTTCCCGTAAAAAAGCAAAGAAGCCTGCACCTGTGGTACCACCGGCAACCACCTGCAATTCCTGTCAGGTATATGCATTGGCGGTAACAGCCCGTGATCAACATACAAAGGAAGTATTGCCGCACACCGATGTGACGGTAAAGGATGCCGGCGGAAACGTGATCCGGTCTGGTATAACCAATGCGTTTGGAGTGGTGGTGTTCCAGAATATGACTCCAGGCGCTTATACCATCAACGGAAAGTTGTATGAAGTGGATCTGGCACCAGCACAGGCAAATGGAACAGAGTTCATTCCCAACGGCACCCTGCAAAAAGAACTGTTGTACACAGATGAAAACTTTATCCTGCAGGGGAACGCGGTGGTATGTAATACTGCAACAGCCCTGCCGGGTGTTACGGTAGTGCTTAGAGACCGGAACAGTTCCATTGAGAAAAATACACAAACCGATGGTAGCGGCGCCTTTTTATTTCATCTGAAACAGAAATCAGAAATAACGGTGTTTGGCCGCAAGGAAAAATATTTTTCACAAATGGTGAACATCGCCGCGTCCGACTATAACCGCAACACCACCTTGTTTGTAAAACTGGAAATGTGTATGGAAGTAGCGGATTGCGATAAGGCGATCCGGCTGGAGAACATTCATTACGATCTCGACAAATATTTTATCCGGGAAGATGCCAAACCCGAGCTAAACCGGCTGGTGCAATTTATGAATGACAACCCGGGTGTGCGTGTGGAGCTTTCTTCCCATACCGATTCCAGGGCTTCACATGCCTATAATCAAACGCTTTCGCAAAACAGGGCCGATGCAGCCAAGGCCTACCTGATCTCCAGAGGGATTACCGGAGACCGGATTGTGGCAAAGGGTTATGGAGAAACCCGCCTGCTGAACCGCTGCGCCGATGGGGTAAACTGTTCCGAAGCAGCGCACCAGTTTAACCGGCGTACAGAAATGAAAGTCATCTGTCCCAGATAA
- a CDS encoding phosphoribosylanthranilate isomerase: protein MTQLQQVKQLAALGVDYAGFIFYPASPRYAAGKIEPAALKELKDIKKVGVFVNAAGETIRETVEAYGLEAVQLHGDETPEFIGSLNTNAQIIKVFRLKGNEAIAALTEPFEKQVAAFLFDTKAKEYGGTGRKFDWSALRSVDLKNPWFLSGGIGPGDIADLKSFLADQKVHALDVNSRFETTPGVKDMASIEKFIRELGQE from the coding sequence ATGACGCAGTTGCAACAGGTAAAACAGCTGGCAGCATTGGGTGTGGACTATGCCGGTTTTATTTTTTATCCGGCTTCGCCGAGATATGCAGCGGGGAAAATAGAACCTGCAGCGTTGAAGGAGCTGAAAGATATTAAAAAAGTTGGAGTATTTGTTAATGCGGCTGGGGAAACGATACGGGAAACTGTTGAAGCATACGGGCTGGAGGCTGTTCAGTTGCATGGAGACGAAACACCGGAGTTCATTGGATCATTGAATACAAATGCGCAAATTATTAAAGTATTCCGCTTAAAGGGGAATGAAGCAATTGCTGCATTGACAGAGCCTTTTGAAAAGCAGGTTGCCGCGTTTTTATTTGACACCAAAGCCAAAGAATATGGAGGCACCGGCAGAAAGTTCGACTGGTCGGCCCTGCGTTCGGTTGATTTGAAAAATCCCTGGTTCTTAAGCGGCGGCATCGGACCGGGTGATATTGCGGATTTGAAATCTTTCCTCGCGGATCAGAAAGTGCATGCACTGGATGTGAACAGCCGGTTTGAAACAACACCAGGTGTAAAAGATATGGCATCGATTGAAAAATTTATCCGCGAATTGGGGCAGGAATAA
- the trpC gene encoding indole-3-glycerol phosphate synthase TrpC yields the protein MNILDTIIEHKRKEVAERKAHTSVEQLEQTEAFRAPVRSLAASLLAPGSTGIIAEFKRKSPSKGFINKDADVAVITGAYTRFGAAALSVLTDETFFGGSVADLEKARKNDIPILRKDFIVDEYQIVEAKSIGADIILLIAACLTPAEVERLAVFAGSLGLETILELHAEEELEHVCAATKIVGINNRDLKTFSVDIERSLKMAEQIPADKIKIAESGIDKIDDILLFRKNGFKGFLIGEYFMKQENPPLAFENFVIQLQAQQ from the coding sequence ATGAATATCCTGGATACGATCATCGAACATAAAAGAAAAGAAGTGGCGGAAAGAAAGGCGCATACTTCCGTTGAGCAGTTGGAGCAAACCGAGGCGTTCCGTGCGCCGGTGCGTTCGCTGGCGGCCTCCCTGCTGGCCCCAGGCAGCACCGGGATCATTGCAGAGTTTAAACGGAAATCGCCTTCAAAAGGGTTTATCAACAAGGACGCAGATGTAGCCGTCATTACCGGTGCATACACAAGATTTGGTGCAGCTGCCCTGTCAGTACTAACAGACGAAACCTTCTTTGGCGGCTCGGTTGCCGATCTTGAAAAGGCGCGGAAGAACGATATTCCCATTTTACGGAAAGACTTTATCGTAGACGAGTACCAGATCGTGGAGGCAAAATCGATAGGTGCGGATATTATTCTTTTGATTGCTGCCTGTCTTACACCGGCGGAAGTGGAACGCCTGGCGGTATTTGCCGGTTCGCTGGGACTGGAAACGATACTGGAGCTGCATGCGGAGGAGGAGCTGGAGCACGTTTGTGCGGCCACAAAAATTGTGGGCATCAATAACCGGGATCTAAAAACATTTTCGGTAGATATTGAGCGCAGTCTGAAAATGGCAGAGCAGATTCCTGCGGATAAAATAAAAATAGCGGAAAGCGGTATTGATAAGATCGACGATATCTTATTGTTCCGTAAAAACGGGTTTAAAGGCTTTTTGATCGGTGAATATTTTATGAAACAGGAAAACCCGCCGCTGGCATTTGAAAATTTTGTAATTCAATTACAGGCACAGCAATGA
- the trpD gene encoding anthranilate phosphoribosyltransferase yields the protein MKKILSLLFEHKTLDRATAKDVLVNIGKGLYNEHEVTSFMTVYLMRSITLQELQGFQDALLELCLPMEFDGMDTIDIVGTGGDGKNTFNISTLSCFIVAGTGQKVTKHGNYGASTISGSSNVVESMGYKFKNDNSALRRELEEAHICFLHAPQFHPALKNVGPIRKNLGIRTFFNMLGPLVNPAFPAFSIIGVYNLEMARLYNYLMQQQSKDFAIVHGLDGYDEISLTGDTKLITAKGEQILSATALGGMEVKPGSIKGGDTIEAAAAIFADIIQGRGTAEQEAVVLANSAVALQVTGVYPNYTDAFEAAKESLRSGQAYQCLQRLIALQ from the coding sequence ATGAAAAAAATATTATCCCTGTTATTTGAACATAAGACCCTGGACCGGGCAACCGCAAAGGATGTGCTGGTAAACATCGGCAAAGGGCTGTATAATGAGCATGAGGTAACGTCCTTTATGACGGTATACCTCATGCGCAGTATTACCCTGCAGGAGTTGCAGGGCTTCCAGGATGCCTTGCTGGAACTTTGCCTGCCCATGGAATTTGACGGCATGGATACGATTGATATTGTAGGCACCGGGGGCGATGGAAAGAACACGTTCAATATCTCTACCCTCTCCTGTTTTATTGTAGCCGGTACGGGGCAAAAAGTAACCAAACATGGCAACTACGGAGCGTCTACCATCAGTGGTTCCTCCAATGTAGTGGAATCTATGGGGTATAAATTCAAGAACGATAATTCGGCGCTTCGCCGGGAACTGGAAGAAGCCCATATTTGTTTTTTACATGCACCACAGTTTCACCCCGCATTAAAGAATGTAGGCCCCATCCGGAAGAACCTGGGAATACGTACGTTCTTTAATATGCTGGGCCCCCTGGTAAACCCGGCATTTCCGGCGTTTAGTATTATTGGTGTATACAACCTGGAAATGGCCAGACTGTATAATTACCTGATGCAACAGCAGTCGAAAGACTTTGCGATCGTACATGGCCTGGATGGGTATGATGAAATTTCGCTGACAGGCGATACCAAACTCATTACGGCAAAAGGCGAGCAGATCCTGTCTGCAACCGCATTGGGTGGTATGGAGGTAAAACCGGGGTCTATTAAAGGCGGAGATACCATTGAAGCTGCGGCTGCTATTTTTGCGGATATCATACAGGGCAGGGGAACAGCAGAACAGGAGGCGGTGGTACTGGCTAATTCGGCCGTGGCCCTGCAGGTAACGGGTGTTTATCCCAACTACACCGATGCATTTGAGGCTGCAAAAGAAAGCCTGCGGTCGGGCCAGGCTTACCAGTGTTTGCAGCGGTTGATCGCGTTACAGTAG
- a CDS encoding anthranilate synthase component II, translated as MKLLVFDNYDSFTYNLVHMVEKILHQKVDVVRNDQIPLEEVKQYDKIILSPGPGIPVESGLLLPLIKEYAPSKSILGVCLGQQAIGETFGGILYNLPQVYHGVATDCTIIKRSGNLFNHMPDRFEIGRYHSWVVSRENFPDELEITAVDDQDMIMALRHKTYDVQGVQFHPESVLTPMGETIIRNWLAE; from the coding sequence ATGAAATTACTCGTGTTTGATAATTACGATTCGTTTACGTATAACCTGGTGCATATGGTGGAAAAGATCCTGCATCAAAAAGTGGATGTGGTCCGGAACGACCAGATCCCGCTGGAGGAAGTAAAACAATATGATAAAATTATCCTTTCGCCCGGCCCCGGCATCCCGGTAGAATCTGGTCTGTTGCTGCCGCTGATAAAGGAATACGCGCCCTCCAAATCGATACTGGGCGTGTGTTTGGGGCAGCAGGCCATCGGCGAAACATTTGGTGGCATCCTGTATAACCTGCCCCAGGTATACCACGGCGTGGCTACGGATTGCACCATCATCAAACGTAGCGGCAACCTGTTCAACCACATGCCGGACCGCTTTGAAATCGGCCGCTACCATTCCTGGGTGGTATCTCGCGAAAATTTCCCGGATGAGCTGGAAATAACCGCCGTTGATGACCAGGATATGATCATGGCCCTACGACACAAGACCTACGATGTACAGGGAGTACAATTCCACCCGGAAAGTGTCCTGACGCCAATGGGCGAAACAATTATACGGAACTGGCTGGCAGAGTAA
- a CDS encoding anthranilate synthase component I family protein yields the protein MQKIRIQTEVQSLLADIFTPVGIYLRLRDRFRDTILLESADNNATNNSWSFIGVNAIAGIEMISGDTIDLKLPGHTAEKIRLSGGQKITDVLAGFMSRFEAVPGERREARYAQGLYGYTTYDAIQFFETIPGSRFKNNSSDIPLMRYRLYQYVIAINHFRDEMLILENNIEGVESERAALQSLIMGRDVPVFPFRKEGGEASNMSDEEHRAMVRSGIAHCHRGDVFQIVLSRRFTQKFTGDEFNVYRSLRNINPSPYLFFFDYGDYKLMGSSPESQLIINKGKATIHPIAGTIRRTGDDKTDAEQTKTLQADPKENAEHVMLVDLARNDLSRGCGDVHVSHFKEPHYYSHVIHLVSEVNGTVYPQTQPFDLFGKTFPAGTLSGAPKIKAMELISVLEPTARSFYGGAIGFMGFDGSCNQAIMIRTFLSRNNTLTCQAGGGIVAASNPEGELQEVNNKLGALKKAIVEAEKIL from the coding sequence ATGCAAAAAATAAGGATCCAAACAGAAGTACAGTCATTGCTGGCCGATATTTTTACGCCGGTGGGTATCTATCTGCGCCTGCGCGACCGCTTCCGGGACACGATTCTCCTGGAAAGCGCGGATAACAATGCTACCAACAACAGCTGGTCGTTTATCGGAGTAAACGCCATTGCCGGTATTGAAATGATTTCCGGTGATACCATCGACCTGAAATTGCCGGGCCATACAGCGGAAAAGATCCGGCTCTCCGGTGGTCAAAAGATCACGGATGTGCTGGCCGGTTTTATGAGCCGGTTTGAGGCAGTGCCCGGTGAGCGCAGGGAAGCCCGTTACGCACAGGGACTTTATGGCTATACCACCTACGATGCCATCCAGTTTTTTGAAACCATACCCGGCAGCCGGTTCAAAAACAATAGCAGCGATATCCCTTTAATGCGGTACCGGCTGTATCAATACGTGATCGCCATCAATCATTTCAGGGATGAAATGCTGATCCTTGAAAACAACATAGAAGGCGTGGAGAGCGAGCGGGCGGCCTTGCAGTCGCTGATCATGGGCCGGGATGTGCCGGTGTTCCCGTTTCGTAAAGAAGGCGGGGAAGCATCGAATATGTCGGATGAGGAGCACCGCGCGATGGTACGTTCCGGTATTGCCCACTGCCACCGGGGCGATGTATTCCAGATCGTGCTGAGCCGCCGCTTCACACAAAAATTTACGGGTGATGAATTTAATGTGTACCGTAGTCTGCGCAACATTAATCCTTCTCCCTACCTGTTCTTTTTTGACTATGGTGATTATAAATTAATGGGGTCTTCTCCGGAGTCGCAGCTGATCATTAATAAGGGTAAGGCCACCATCCACCCCATTGCGGGCACCATCCGGCGTACGGGTGATGATAAGACCGATGCGGAGCAGACAAAGACCCTGCAGGCCGATCCCAAGGAAAATGCAGAGCATGTAATGCTGGTAGACCTGGCGCGGAACGACCTGAGCCGTGGCTGCGGTGATGTGCACGTGAGCCATTTTAAGGAGCCGCATTATTATTCGCACGTGATCCACTTAGTGAGTGAGGTTAATGGAACGGTTTATCCGCAAACGCAGCCCTTCGATCTTTTTGGAAAAACCTTTCCGGCAGGTACCCTCAGCGGTGCCCCCAAAATAAAGGCCATGGAGCTGATCAGTGTGCTGGAGCCTACAGCACGTAGCTTTTACGGCGGCGCCATCGGGTTTATGGGCTTCGACGGCAGCTGTAACCAGGCCATCATGATCCGTACCTTTTTAAGCCGCAACAACACCCTTACCTGTCAGGCGGGCGGCGGTATCGTGGCGGCCAGTAATCCGGAGGGGGAGCTGCAGGAAGTGAATAATAAACTGGGTGCATTGAAGAAAGCTATCGTTGAGGCGGAAAAAATATTGTAA